The genomic window tataataagatAGAACAATTATAAATCTCAGGTAATAGTTTCATGATCAGTTTTGATTCATCAAAAAGAATAATAGAAACTTTCTTGGAGAGAGTAAAGGATAAGAGGGGGAGATATGCAACGACCTTAGATTAAGGTGGGATTACTAAATCTGATTACCACCAGAATCCACTTTCCAGGAGTTTAGAGTTTCTCCTTAAACTTTCATCCAGTTTTCCCTTCTAAAAGCGGTTAGATCTTTGGTAAGgggttaaaagttgttttttgtgtgtgtgtgtgtgtttttttgtttttttttttttttttagtgcagGACATTGTTTTCTTAGAAGTTTGATTAAACACAGATAAGGTTTCCCTCATTAAGGTAGGAGTAGGAAGGAATTCAGATTGTTGTGGTGAATCCAGTTGTAGTGACTGGAATTGTAGTGACAACTTTCAGCCCCTATAACACTTAAGATATCACTCAACATCTATAGTCAATCACTCAACTAAGTTCTTCAAATTTATTCTTCTGACTGCTTTTCTCCTCCTGTGTCCAAGACAGTTGTGTAACTTGGGCTTAGAAAATTCCTTTTAACTCCTGTTAAAACTCATTTTAGGTATCCTATCCTTTAAAGCCTTATGACTGTTGTTTGTGGCTCAGATGAAGAGATTGTCCCTTAATCTTAAGATCTTTAGTGAATGACatgaaaatgagctgaaggaatagatttattcttttgttagttcatttttattttcagattattTCCCCATATTTCTCTCAGTTTAGAAGCTTATCATCTACTCACTCACCCATTCTGCTGCTGTTCAGCACAGAAGCTTTTACCTAGACAGATTTGTCCTTTCTTAGGCATCTGGATGACCCCCTGATTTGGGGGTACATCATATTGATGCCAGATTTAATGTGGACATCTGATTGACTTTACAACAAAgcccagttttcccaaatttaAGTAACCCACCAGCCTCATCCACCATGAAATGGAACTGTGCTATTCACCATGCTCTTAGTGGCAAGGATTACAGACATGTATCAGCACTATCAGCTGatataattcattcttttttaagaaaaagttacttatttagttttcaagatttacttccacaaaaattttgaatttcaaattttctccccaactcccctctcctctcaccccaggagagcatatattctaattaccttttcctccaatctgtcctctcttctatactgcccccattcccttctcttttactacagggcaagatagatttctataccccattgcctgtatatcttatttcctagttgtatgtaaaaataatttgtacagctttgagttccaaattctcttccctccaccctccccatccaccttcattgagaagacaagcaattaaatatgggttatacatgtggagtgatgcaaaacacttcaataccagtcatgttgtgagagactaactatatttccctctgtcttgtCCCACCCTCcacttattctgttctcttttttgaacTGTCCCTCtgccaaagtgtttgcttccaattaccccttaccccaatctgccatcccttctgttatcccctctctcttattcctttccctactgctttcctgtagggtaagataaacttccataccaaattgagtgtgtatgttattccctcctaaagccaaatctgatgaaaggaaggctcacttactccttctcctctttgatataatttattcttaaaagagaaaacagacacTTGCAAAACAATGAGACTAATCCCTGGCTTGGAATGGTAGAATATTTGGACTTGGAGGGACCTGTTTGGACTACACAGAGTCAAGGTGAAATATGAAATACTGATTTATTAGTCCCCAAACTTTTTATGTTTTGATGATTTAAAGTCTCAAAATCCTAGGAGAATGTAACAGCAACTGTGCTATATCTGTTGCTTAAGTTTTTCTGTCCATGTGCTAGTCTTATATGTATTAAGCAATTCTTATGTGTAAAAGCAATAAATAGAGGCCCTGTACCTTATCCATACTTTATAGTTCTAGTTTCCCTTTAAGGAGACTGTCGATAGAAGACAAATCTAAGTTTTCAGCAATTTTTCTaaaggtagtagtagtagtgtaaaaatcagaagaatattaaaaaaagagcctgagcCTTTTTTTAAGTGGTCTGACTTTCCCAGAAATGAACTTGCCCATACACTTGCATAGCTACAGAGATAAGAGACAGCATTAGTTGAGAGCAAAAGAGTAGAATCCCACCTATTTCAGATGAACATTGATTGATATTATTAGACAAGTATGATGTGcatacccacatacacacattcatgtaCATATATGATTACAATTTATAAATTTAGTGCTACATTATATCACCAAGAACTAATGAAGACAGTGTAAGTAGACCTCCTGTGTCTGAGGAAATACAAGAGAAAAGTGCGATCAGGATCAGGTGAATTAAAGAAAGACTTTATTGTGTGTTCTTCCTTTAGCTCAGAATGTGCCTTCAGAAATAACTTGCATCTCTGTCCATGGATCAGAGCTTAATCCAACCTTTCAAATTGTGGCAAATGGTCTCTTACAGTGACTTGGAAGCTAGCCCATTACAACATGATCTGTTGCTCTTGGAAATGAGCCTTGGAGGAACATGACAGTAGGTATCAATGGAGCATGGTTGTACTTGGAAAACTGAGTAGCTGGGCAATTATCAACCAATTTAAGGCCACAATGGGCATGAGATATCTTACTTGATGTCTTTAATGGGAAGACCTTATTGGAGAAGGgcacatatttattttaaagacacAGTTGAATGAGAACTGGGGGATATTCGTAAGAATAACCTCCATCTTTCTTGACTGCTGGAGGAAGAGAGATAAATGCTGTGAAGATGAGGGTTCTGTTTCTGATTTTGGTTTTGGCCCTGTCCTGTACTTTTCAGGCTCAGACTGCTGCTACAGAAGAAGATTTTGATATGAGCAAGGTAGCATAGGGCACAGTGCTGTATGATTGGGGTGGGAACGCAAGGGTGGAAATTTACAGAACTGAAATGAGACAAGTTAGTGTGGAAAAGCATGGATCATGTAGATTTCAGGTAGCATTACAAAAGGTGTAGAAATAATTGAAAGTATCAACATGTCTGCATTCatttgtgtatctgtgtatatatactttcTGGTattcaaatggatttttttctcattggaaaaGAGTTTACTTGCAATACTGCATAACCCAGTTTATCTGCAATAACTCCAAATCTAATCCTACACCCAATCACCCTAATGAACTGAACTCCAAGAGTTTTTGAACTTGAGTTTTCATTTAAACCCCTcttggatatgtgtgtgtgtgtgtgtgtgtgtgtgtgtgtgtgtgtgtgtgtgtgtgtgtgtgagagagagagagagagagagagagagagagagagagagagagagagagagagagagagagagaatatcatgTTTCCATTCTTTGGAAATAGTTATCAATATCATCAGTTAGTTCTATGTATTTGGGGCTGACAGGAGGGTATAGTGGCATAAATCACAGTGAATATTTAATCCTACTTTACTTGGGGGTAAGAGGATtggaagaagatggaagagagagcaaaGCAACTCACTGCTAAGGCCCCTGATTGGATTATTTGGGGTGAATTTTAAAACTCTAgcttgttataattcttctatcaGTCTACTCAGGGATGGAGAGTAGTAAAGTAAAATCAGATTCAGTATGACTGAGCAGTTTACTGAGAGGAAAGAGCACTTCAATTTCTGAATCTTTTCCTAGTTTTCACTCTAGTCTACATCTACTGAGGTACCCGATATTGAGCAATTCGCTTTCCATTGGCCTCCATTTCCCCTACTATTAATGGAGGAGTTTGATTTGTAAGGGTTTTTCTAAGCCAAAAAGAAAGGTATTTCTGTAACAACGATCATTTCAAATTGCCTGCATCACCTTTCTTCCCTTTGCAGGGATAATCCAAAGATGAATATAGTCTGATGAAGGAGCCCAATAAATCTTTGTTTATGAATTAATATAGCATGCATTGTTATAGTCAGTAGAAAACCACAAGAAGGTCTCTGTTACTCAGCATGGATATTGAATGAATAGGTTTGATGCTCTAGCTAATAGAAAGTTGATACATAGGCTTATGTATTGAGAAACTTATGGCAACAGAAAGACATTGCTATCAACACCAACTTTCATTAACCCTGTAAACTCACCAGCAAGGTTTATACTTCTTTGTCTTTTCCATAGtctttagcacaatgctttgcgaATAGGTCTTGTTGATTgatatgtgaaataatttcatGAGGATTTCAGCTTGGTTGAAGGTCAGACTAAAGCTAGGCTTGGGTCTATTGGAGAATCATAGAAAACCAGAACTAGAAAGATCCTTTTTGAAGCATTTATGCCTCCTCCTTCATTCTGCAGCTGAAgtaactgaggcctggagaaggaaaatgatttgtACAGTTATTTATACAGAGtagttgggacttcaacccaAATCCAATCCAAGTCCAACCCAAGTTCAACCCAGACTAGTATTCTTTTTACTACTCCCCACTAAGAGTTTTTCAAAGGCAATTATAGCCTTTAGAGGAGGAAAGAGGTTTGTAGACTATCTGCTCCCAcacattcattttacaagtgagaaaactgagggccagacAAGTTAAAGTGATCTGTTAAGCATCACAGTGGTTGTGTATAATAGGTAATTGATAAATGGGTACTTATTGGATGACTGATACAGCTCTCCAAAAGTtgcaaggaaaaaaagaaagaaaaaaagaaaaggaaaagaagggaaaagtagtgggaagaatttgaatctagatccTCTGGTATTTGAGCCAGTGCTCTTTATACTACAGCACTTCTCCAATAAATGGcattttctgctttcattccccTCTCTTCTTTAAGACTACAAAGAGTATAATTAGAAATGTTTATGCCTATGGACAGCTGTCCCTGGGAACAAGAGGCATGAAATGCATGTTGAGTCAATATACATGTCAGGAAACCTCCCCACCTCAttgagagaagacagagagatccAATGATACTGAATATTAAGCCAGTGGAGGAAGGAACACCAGGCTTGTAATTAACACTGTTGTTCATGTACTACTGAAGTGTTTCAAGTATGTTTTTCAAATTCAGTgccatgagaaaaaaatggttGACTTTTCCTAGTTATATCTCTGGCTTCATATCTACCCCTTCATCATATGCTCTGTCCAGGCTTCTCACTGGAACATGGAAAACCTCCCTTGTCTCTCTGCACTGATTGAGTGTAGCTATTGGTAGAAGACCCCAATTCATAGTGGGCACCACCATTCAGTGTAACTGGAGGTTGTCAGTTATTCCATTGCTAGCATAAGCCTCTTCTGGACTACATTATCAGAAATCCTTGGTAGCTCTGCTAGGCAGCCTAGACCTTGGTACAAGGGAGATTGTAACCTTCCCTTGTTCCCCATTCAGCCCACAGTCCATCCCTAGGGCCATAGAGTCTATAAACACTCTTGAATCAGAGATCATAAAGGGTAGAATATTTTACACCCAGTCCAGACCCTTGCCTCCTCTTTTCATATTCACATAATATTAGGTCCAGACCTACACCAGGCACTttgtgttttgttgtgtttttcccAGCTcaccccttttcctcttctcttttctattctttctctcttttccatttatGGAACTATTTCTCCACAGCTTTCAGGACGGTGGTATCCCTTTCTCTTGGCCTCTACCTATTGTAGTTGGGACAAACAGGACTTTGGAGCTTCAATCTATAAAATTTTTGTGACTGTTGATGATTTGGAAATAATATTCTCTATGAGGTAAGTATGTGAAGAGGGGAAAGCTTGTAGGTTACTGTTGGGGAATTTCTCCACAAAAGCTAGCTCAAGGGTTCAGGTGTGGGAATTCCTTTTCAGTGTCCCCAGGACAGTAATGAGACTAGAATAAGAAAATCCTGGAATGTAATGGGGGCTTGTATTGCTAGAACCCAAAGCTTACATGAAGAAGGGCAGCAGAACCATTGGAATCAATAATATTTTCCTACCCATGGTCCAGTAGTCAGCAGGGCAGCCACTTTatagttttcatttctattgAAAATCAAATTCAAGCAATGCCTTCTACCTGTTTCtaagttccagattttttctttctagggGCCAAGAGGGATGcatcaaaatgaaaatgattgCTTTCAGTGTGGAAACTAATAGATACAGGTTTAAATGTATGTATCAATAAGGATACACATTTTTTATTAATGTTTGAATCTGATTAGTCCAAAAAACTTTCATTAAAGAGGTACCATTTTAATCAGACTTACTTGAAACCttcaagtgaaagagaaaccACTAACTTTCTGTAAAAGGTCTTTCCAATTTTGGAGAGCTTTGCTTGTGAAAAAAGTGCTTCTTTACACTTCTCTAAATATATCCTTCtgcaacatttttttctatttttcctcattttgtccCCTTTGGagccttcctttttttaaaaaaaaattaacaaaaatatattttctcagtcTCTCACCTTCCACccacaactggaaaaaaagaagaaaaagaaaattcttgtgtCAAACATGCACATTCAAACAAAACAAGTTCTCTTTGACCAAGTGAGGAGcaactcccttcccttctccattccaTCCCTATCCATGTTAGTCTAGTCTTTCCTTAAAAAGTAATGAAATCATCTTTCAGATTTAATTGGTCCAGTGAACTAACAGTTTGAAATGCTGCGTTTTCTTCTTAAAGACTAGAGTCCAAAAACCACAATCCTCTTCAGGCTGGACAAATGCTTCTGGCCACCAGATCAACAAGGCAAAGGGAGAGTCAGAGAatctatacccaattgaataaTTTCAGTATCCTTTCTCAGTATCTTTTCCATGGTTTCTTCTTCTAGGGATGGcctttacaaaaacaaaagactttaTCATGCTATTCCCCCAACCTtaactcttctcttctctagtctAAATATATCTCATCCCATTTATGAATCCTTATGTGGCATGGATTTAAGTTCTCTAATTATCCTAATCACTTTTTTATATACTCATTTCAATTTATCACTGCCGTCCCTAAAGTGTGCCATCCAGATATGACTGCAGGGCTCCAGATATAAGATGTGATCAGGGCAGAAGAAAGCAGGAGCATCAACCCTGTTGATGAGGTGAATCAGGCCAGACAGGTTGTCTTAGGGAAGTACCAATCATTGAGCATTATAGAAGGGTCTTTCTCTCCTCATGCCTTGGATCACCAAAGAAATTCTTATTTTACTCCTTTATAGACCCAGGTAGGCATGAATTCCAAGTAGAAGATGCTGATCCAGAAGATTTTCTCCTGGTTTCCACAATTAATGAGTTTGACCTAAAAATCTTGGGAGTGGAGCTCTACAGTAAGTGTCCTTTAATCCCTATTTCTGAAGCTATGCCCATGGCAGCTGGTCCAAACATGCTTACTCTTTCAAATTCCGATCTTACTACTTACATTTCATGATCCCTTTCAGTGAATAGATGACCTTTTCTGCTGAATCATTGAAAATACCAAAGTCATTTAGGGAGAGACTCTGGATTTACCTCTGTCTTCCTGAAGTATAGGGCATA from Notamacropus eugenii isolate mMacEug1 chromosome 1, mMacEug1.pri_v2, whole genome shotgun sequence includes these protein-coding regions:
- the LOC140519697 gene encoding major urinary protein 4-like, which gives rise to MRGQEGCIKMKMIAFSVETNRYRFKYPGRHEFQVEDADPEDFLLVSTINEFDLKILGVELYSRRKAGTLNEIIKNKFQQIRQLHGIINGSYIDLTTTD